From a single Pararge aegeria chromosome 16, ilParAegt1.1, whole genome shotgun sequence genomic region:
- the LOC120630703 gene encoding ribonucleases P/MRP protein subunit POP1, with the protein MEPTEFDSALGGTELLPHSANSLKFAASRSIEIAAMTESIVNPSKTKLIFQCLPVHMRRRVMSHNCKRLPRRLRKGHLEQLKKSGLPPKQKRPSRKYRRRATNMLDEYNRRQRRHVWLETHIWHAKRFHMIERWGHRIAYRPCDKAFRACYRASSAHCLIQDISYYTPFQIKGSIETIKDMFSSLTSSQCGLGICAKAYLNGNRKGIINLYMPESYPFKFIGRVEFIWISNSSNKELWLFLHPSIAKQVESVLSDIINKPKSDAHHEENEANAIAKKRKIATKYSDIQIKVMAGMYNRFRLTGPRSHAVLVQTLKCLKEIGSFRTNDWLQHIDTEKTQLFLKPKYDYWDSISSVNSPSQLPPGVVIGLVVKDPRLSRPNKRTKAQNKATLTETKSLLNIPPYVSSSPIWDTSLCEIIKEKRITNSQYIEHITKTQLVPGEVYEDDPFLQTIPIVLIQRPGSQDCSYKKIGYGSGWDIIIPSGYGLPFWLTFIMFGARSGGLRETESLAFEMGDSYMPPDSEAGEIEDKRIELELKEKYFKRPPSKRVNYVKLAVPSPFICPWNVLLKEWKNVREEKLFVLRDRDILHNLQNCMELNKKVSEMENSDHCLVPVYIQIIGKGNLTKHAMICIPNKRDISLCEKLMEPHHEDGNTKLRKQKRAEQKILLKRMQKKRIKLRKKKTPIKEANGPKPEGKNKHEPSEYVKAMRELWLPSKIEAVRNVGSREVMGYLSQGAFSYSEAKSCGVGYVTFNAITKLLECGLNKVLVRNTTSRKYRLANIQIIK; encoded by the exons ATGGAGCCAACGGAATTCGATTCCGCTCTAGGCGGAACAGAACTTCTGCCACATTCGGCAAACAGCTTAAAGTTCGCTGCATCTAGAAGTATAGAAATTGCAGCAATGACCGAAAGTATCGTTAACCCCAGTAAAACTAAGTTAATATTCCAATGCTTACCGGTACATATGCGACGAAGAGTTATGAGCCACAATTGTAAACGCCTTCCACGTCGGTTACGAAAAGGTCACTTAGAACAGCTTAAAAAAAGCGGACTGCCTCCAAAACAGAAACGTCCTTCACGTAAATACAGACGACGTGCTACAAACATGTTAGACGAATACAACAGGAGGCAACGGAGACATGTTTGGTTAGAAACACACATTTGGCATGCAAAGAGGTTTCATATGATAGAGCGATGGGGGCATCGGATAGCATACAGACCTTGTGACAAAGCCTTCAGAGCTTGCTATAGAGCAAGCTCTGCACACTGTCTCATTCAAGATATATCATATTACACACCATTTCAAATTAAAGGATCAATTGAAACTATAAAAGATATGTTTAGTAGCCTTACAAGTAGTCAGTGTGGGCTGGGTATTTGTGCTAAAGCTTATTTAAACGGGAATAGAAAaggaataattaatttatacatgCCAGAATCATATCCATTCAAATTTATAGGAAGAGTTGAATTTATTTGGATCTCAAACAGTTCAAATAAAGAGCTTTGGTTGTTTTTACACCCCTCCATTGCAAAACAAGTGGAGTCAGTGTTATCTGACATTATCAACAAACCAAAATCAGATGCACATCATGAAGAAAATGAAGCTAACGCAATTgctaaaaaaaggaaaatagcTACTAAATATTCTGATATACAAATCAAAGTAATGGCAGGAATGTACAATAGATTCAGGTTAACTGGTCCCAGAAGTCATGCTGTTTTAGTACAAACtctaaaatgtttaaaagaaaTAGGAAGCTTTAGAACAAATGATTGGTTACAGCACATAGATacagaaaaaacacaattatttttaaaaccaaaatatgaTTACTGGGATAGTATCAGTTCTGTGAATTCACCATCCCAGTTACCACCTGGAGTAGTTATTGGATTAGTTGTGAAAGACCCTCGGTTGAGTCGTccaaacaaaagaacaaaagcACAAAACAAAGCTACACTAACTGAAACCAAGTCTTTACTGAATATACCACCTTATGTATCTTCTTCACCTATATGGGATACTTCATtgtgtgaaataataaaagaaaaaaggatTACAAACAGTCAATACATTGAACACATAACAAAAACACAGTTAGTACCAGGAGAAGTCTATGAAGATGACCCTTTTCTTCAAACCATTCCTATTGTCTTAATACAAAGACCTGGATCTCAAGACtgtagttacaaaaaaatag GCTATGGCAGTGGATGGGATATAATCATACCTTCAGGATATGGTTTACCTTTCTGGTTAACTTTTATAATGTTTGGAGCAAGGTCAGGAGGTCTTCGTGAGACAGAGAGCCTTGCTTTTGAAATGGGCGACTCTTACATGCCACCAGACTCAGAAGCAGGAGAAATAGAAGACAAGAGAATAGAATTAGAGCTCAaggaaaaatatttcaaaagacCACCCAGCAAAAGAGTGAACTATGTCAAACTTGCAGTTCCTAGCCCTTTTATATGCCCTTGGAATGTTCTTTTAAAAGAATGGAAAAATGTAAGAGAGGAGAAATTATTTGTTCTACGTGATAGAGATATATTACATAATTTAcag AATTGCATGGAATTGAATAAGAAAGTGTCTGAAATGGAAAATTCTGATCACTGCTTGGTTCCTgtttacatacaaataatagGTAAAGGTAATTTAACTAAACATGCAATGATATGTATTCCAAATAAAAGAGATATATCTTTATGTGAAAAACTTATGGAGCCACATCACGAAGATGGAAATACCAAATTAAGGAAACAAAAGAGAGCAGAAcaaaaaattttactaaaacgTATGcagaaaaaaagaataaaactaCGGAAGAAAAAAACGCCTATAAAAGAG GCAAATGGACCAAAACCTGagggcaaaaataaacatgagCCATCAGAATATGTTAAAGCCATGAGAGAATTGTGGCTTCCATCAAAGATAGAAGCAGTTCGTAATGTTGGTTCTAGAGAAGTGATGGGATATTTGTCACAAGGAGCATTTAGCTATTCAGAAGCAAAAAGTTGTGGAGTTGGCTATGTGACCTTTAACGCTATCACTAAACTTCTTGAATGTGGTTTAAATAAAGTACTTGTTCGCAATACCACTTCAAGAAAATACAGACTagcaaatatacaaataataaaatag